The Streptomyces sp. V4I8 genome includes the window CATGGAAGGCGCCGGGGACGGCGGGAGGGACGCCGTGGCCGAGGTCCGCGGCGGGGCGAGCGAGTCGTCCGCCTGGGTCTCCAGCTGGCGCAGCTGCGACTCGAGGTAGGACTTCAGCCGCGTGCGGTACTCGCGCTCGAAGCCGCGCAGGTCCTCGACCTTGCGCTCCAGCGTGGCGCGGGCGGACTCCAGGGAGCCCATCGCGACGCGGTGCTTCTCCTGCGCGTCCCGCTCCAGGGCGTCAGCCTTGGCACGAGCGTCACGCTCAAGACCCTCGGCACGCGAACGCGCCTCGCCGACGATCTTGTTGGCCTCGGAACGAGCCTCGGCGATCGCCTGGTCGGCGGTCTGCTGGGCCAGCGAGAGGACACGGGCGGCGCTGTCGCCACCGGGACCACCCTGACCCGGGCCGCCCATGGGGCCGGGGCCACCCATCGGACCGCCCATGGGGCCACCCATCTGCTGCTGCATCGGGGGCTGGCCCATCGGCCCCGGACCCTGGCCCATCGGACCGGGACCCTGCGGGCCACCCTGACCGCCGGGACCGGCGGGCAGCTGCGGAGCACCGCTGGGCAGCTGGGGCGGGCCTCCCATGGGGCCGCCCATCTGCTGCTGCGGCGGGCCCGATATGCCGGCGGGCACGGGAGCACCGGGACCGCGCATACCCTGCTGAGGCA containing:
- a CDS encoding DivIVA domain-containing protein translates to MPLTPEDVRNKQFTTVRLREGYDEDEVDAFLDEVEAELTRLLRENEDLRAKLAAATRAAAQNQQNMRKPPEGPGGPQDQQQGGMPQQGMRGPGAPVPAGISGPPQQQMGGPMGGPPQLPSGAPQLPAGPGGQGGPQGPGPMGQGPGPMGQPPMQQQMGGPMGGPMGGPGPMGGPGQGGPGGDSAARVLSLAQQTADQAIAEARSEANKIVGEARSRAEGLERDARAKADALERDAQEKHRVAMGSLESARATLERKVEDLRGFEREYRTRLKSYLESQLRQLETQADDSLAPPRTSATASLPPSPAPSMAPAGASAPSYGGNQTMGGAPSPAAPSYGGQQQMSPAMTQPMAPVRPQGPSPMGQAPSPMRGFLIDEDDN